In the Candidatus Aminicenantes bacterium genome, AGATGATCCTGCACAACGACCGCTGCATCCATTGCGCCCAGTGCGTCGACTCCTGCCCGACCAAGGCCTATCACATGAACGGCGAGTTCGAACTCGCCGTGTTGGACCGCCATCAGCTGAAGATCGAATACAAGTAGTTCCGGCCATCGCCTCGCGCCAACCGTCCCCATCAATACCCAAAGAAAGCAGTGGCGCATCTTTTCCCTGCCACGGCGACTTTCGCCGTCAGCTGCCGCTCCGGCTCCGCCGGGCAAAAAAGATTTTTGTTCTCGGCATCGGCATGAACTGGAAGGGCGATGACCGGCTGGGCTGCGCCTTGGCGCGGGCCTTGGCCAGGAAGCTGCCGGCCGAAGCAAAAATCCGCATCGTCAGCGGCGGCGAGGCCCCGGAGAATTTCACCGGCGCCATCCGCGCCTTCGCCCCCAGCCATGTCGTCCTGCTCGATGCCGTCGATCACGGCCTGGCTGCGGGAACCGTTTTCCTGGCCGACGAAGGCGCGATCGCCGTCGGCGACATGACCAGCCACCACCTGCCGCTGCGCCTGCTGATGCGCTTCCTGAGCGCCTCCATCCCCTGTCGGGTCATCCTCGTCGGCGTGCAGCCCTTTTCGCTGCGGCCGGGGAACCGGCTTTCGGCTCCGGTACGGAAAACACTCCCCCTCCTGGCCGAATTTCTGGCCGCCGCGTTGCAGCAGGCTTCGCAGCAGACGTTGCGGCAGACGGTACGCGAAAAGATAAAAAAATAGGATCGAATTTCTTTTACTGCGGGAGCAATCCGAAGGTCATGCTGACGGTGAAGATGATCGGCCGCGGGATGCCGTCGACGATGTAGGGCTCGTACAGCCACTGGCGGACGGCCGCCAGCG is a window encoding:
- a CDS encoding 4Fe-4S binding protein, whose amino-acid sequence is MILHNDRCIHCAQCVDSCPTKAYHMNGEFELAVLDRHQLKIEYK
- a CDS encoding hydrogenase maturation protease; amino-acid sequence: MGMNWKGDDRLGCALARALARKLPAEAKIRIVSGGEAPENFTGAIRAFAPSHVVLLDAVDHGLAAGTVFLADEGAIAVGDMTSHHLPLRLLMRFLSASIPCRVILVGVQPFSLRPGNRLSAPVRKTLPLLAEFLAAALQQASQQTLRQTVREKIKK